Proteins from a single region of Streptococcus mitis:
- a CDS encoding AAA family ATPase, with amino-acid sequence MTEIKKLGQVPAETIGPSASILTGLLRRGQVLGITAPRRSLKTSVVISLALSLAQGSNWLEWKSKRAFNVLYINTNHKENDCFSKFMQIAQLLEVEQKDLDNISILTLPKSTALEDLAKVVKDKVPNNVFQVVIIDSIDNLKLPQFGGSLGDYLQQINQHVGGGLIYTQSHRDRPKGTTESSDFAQWSESLAHCDSLLEFFKMELDPELLRLERLEAVWDLAKNVMTTHNKRYFQLNVTNDYINFKNKRATSEDLRNHIEVALEHLPTEQTREILQNFDNIDLPLKTRTYWRLEAVTSEVDYDGEKNFLFYYPQLINDKEKILAYHEPGIPLPKDIKEKVWANEEIRERATNKLKSMIADFEQVNNRLPRKSELSRFAKISRPSLDKLIEESDNNVVVIDGLIQENPTY; translated from the coding sequence ATGACAGAAATAAAAAAACTTGGACAAGTTCCTGCTGAGACAATAGGGCCATCTGCTAGCATTTTGACAGGATTGTTGAGACGCGGGCAAGTATTGGGCATAACGGCACCAAGAAGATCCTTAAAGACTAGTGTAGTTATTTCTCTAGCCCTATCTTTAGCTCAGGGGAGTAATTGGTTAGAGTGGAAGAGCAAAAGAGCTTTCAACGTTTTGTATATCAATACGAATCATAAAGAAAACGACTGTTTTAGTAAGTTCATGCAGATTGCCCAACTTTTAGAAGTTGAGCAAAAAGATCTTGACAATATTTCTATCTTAACTCTTCCAAAGTCAACGGCCTTAGAAGATTTGGCCAAGGTTGTAAAAGATAAAGTACCAAACAATGTTTTTCAAGTGGTTATTATTGATAGTATTGATAATTTAAAATTACCACAGTTTGGGGGCTCCTTAGGGGATTATTTACAACAGATTAACCAACACGTAGGCGGTGGCCTGATCTATACACAAAGTCATAGAGATAGACCGAAAGGGACTACGGAAAGTTCAGACTTTGCGCAGTGGTCAGAGTCTCTAGCTCATTGCGATAGCTTGTTAGAATTTTTCAAGATGGAATTAGATCCCGAATTGTTACGCCTAGAGAGATTAGAAGCTGTCTGGGATTTGGCCAAGAATGTAATGACTACGCACAATAAAAGATATTTTCAGCTAAATGTAACAAATGACTATATCAATTTCAAAAACAAGAGAGCAACAAGCGAGGATTTACGAAACCATATAGAGGTAGCGCTGGAACATTTACCTACTGAACAAACGCGAGAAATTCTACAAAATTTTGATAACATAGATTTGCCATTAAAAACACGAACTTATTGGAGACTTGAAGCGGTCACCTCGGAAGTTGATTATGACGGGGAGAAAAATTTTCTTTTCTACTATCCACAGTTGATAAACGATAAGGAGAAAATATTAGCTTACCACGAACCAGGAATACCATTACCAAAGGATATTAAAGAAAAGGTGTGGGCTAATGAAGAAATTAGAGAAAGAGCGACGAATAAATTAAAATCTATGATAGCAGACTTTGAACAGGTAAATAATAGATTACCAAGAAAATCAGAGCTTTCACGTTTCGCAAAAATTAGTAGACCTAGCTTAGATAAACTAATTGAGGAATCTGATAATAATGTGGTGGTTATAGATGGATTGATACAAGAAAACCCAACTTATTAA
- a CDS encoding replication protein — protein sequence MANYLMTGNVKKASELSEITRKTAYNYLNDATFKRIYRERRSEQLKESTTLLQNASVEAVNVLREIMLDKTVSPYARQQSAQSILNMAYKAVEMVEVVEQLEVLEAKILDEGD from the coding sequence ATGGCCAATTATCTCATGACTGGGAATGTAAAAAAAGCTAGTGAATTAAGTGAGATCACTAGAAAGACGGCTTACAATTACTTGAACGATGCAACCTTTAAGAGAATTTACCGTGAAAGACGTAGCGAACAACTAAAGGAGTCTACTACGCTGTTACAGAATGCAAGCGTTGAGGCAGTCAATGTATTAAGGGAAATCATGCTTGATAAGACAGTAAGCCCGTATGCGAGACAACAGAGCGCCCAGAGCATTCTAAACATGGCTTATAAGGCAGTTGAAATGGTTGAGGTAGTGGAGCAATTAGAAGTGTTAGAGGCGAAGATACTAGATGAAGGCGATTAA
- a CDS encoding DUF2292 domain-containing protein, giving the protein MEIQEGFIYFKSYGIIKLLEVPRFGSITLKIQDGEIVSSVESKTTIFKKNTD; this is encoded by the coding sequence ATGGAAATACAAGAAGGCTTTATTTATTTCAAAAGTTATGGTATAATAAAACTGTTAGAGGTTCCAAGGTTTGGGAGTATCACGCTTAAAATACAAGACGGCGAGATTGTCTCCAGCGTGGAATCTAAAACAACAATATTTAAAAAGAATACTGACTGA